The genomic region GCAAGGGTCAAATATTTAATAATTTCTTGGGTCAAATAATTATTACTTGAGTCCTTGTAGGCATTGAGTAAGTTACCGGAAATTGCGTATTTGTCGAATCTGTTCCTTTCCCATGAAACATACAGCTCCTTAGCTTTTTAGCAGTGATGTTGCTCTTGATTGTTCCTGGATGTAGAAAGCAGCCTTGATACATCTTTATCTGAAATCGGGAGTGACTCAGCTTTGAGCTGCATTCCCTAACTTATCATTTTGTTAATGACACATGCTGTGTGATTAACTTGAAGAGTGATCTGTTAAGAACAAAACGAACTATTTTTCAATGGAAAAGTTCCAGAGTCTTGTGCGTTTGTGTTTGACTTGTCGTCCTTGCTCCACATCTGTGGAAGAAGATGAGTGTCTTCATTTGACCTTCCTAATTCCAGAAAAAGTTTACAAGTCTTTTAGTTACCATTATACAAAATATGGAACACAATGAGATGGATAAGTAATTGGTTATTCTTTGAGCAATCTCTATGCAAGGATTTCTGCTGCCAACTTGTGCAGGATATTTGGGTAATATGTGAAGCCTTATGCGTGTGTCATTTCCTTTTTATAGGTAACTAGAGCTTATAGCGAGTGCTGTATTTTGTCTTTCACATTCGAGATTCATGAGGGAAGTATGAGAGTGATGGTAAAGGATGGAAGAGACAAAACTGCCACTTTGAATATTTTGAATGGATACAGCAATAGGTAAGAATACTAGTTCAAGCTGATAATCTTATGATGTCTTAAATTCTATAATCATTTCCTATTGTTTGAGTAAAATTTCATCGTCAGAGTTTTCGCATCAGGTTTCAAGAATAGAACTTAAGTAGAGGGATTGGGGTCAAGATAATTTTCCGCCAACACTCCAGAAAAGTATCTCTTGAAAGTTTGGCTTGGAAACTAGAGGGGTACCTTACCGTAAGTACTTCAAAGCATGCGTTTATTGTCTTCATGCTCATAATACTCGGGATTGTTAACTTGAAACCATCTCTTAGAACTAAAAGCTTTATGTAACATTCATTCTCTACGCTCTTTTTCGAAACCAATAGAAAGCAAGTCGATAATGAGCAGGTTTCGGGTTCAGAGTCGAAAAAGTGGTTGATAGATAGGAGCCAAATTGCATGATCAATAACCTCAGGTAGCATT from Helianthus annuus cultivar XRQ/B chromosome 10, HanXRQr2.0-SUNRISE, whole genome shotgun sequence harbors:
- the LOC110883767 gene encoding uncharacterized protein LOC110883767 isoform X4 encodes the protein MVVCGFSRMVNAFVKKIFEGYVSFTLTFMDRRDFRAGGLTESSLSILWGLEVTRAYSECCILSFTFEIHEGSMRVMVKDGRDKTATLNILNGYSNRVFASGFKNRT